Genomic DNA from Paenibacillus donghaensis:
AACTGCTTGAGTGGACGGAAATATACTGCGTTGTCTCCAGAGATCAGAAATTGATCATTCACATAATACAAAATGTGGTCAAATTGCGAATCTGATTCCAGAATTTGTGTATAGGAGGTTACCGCTTGAAATAAAGCAATTTGCTTGGAGACCGGTGTAGTCATCGGGGACGCAGAAAGCGCATCATTGATTTGCCCATTGACAATTATCATTAAAGAGATTTCTTCGATATGCGCCACCAAATTGCTCAGCGTATTTAAAGTTTGTTCATAGGCCTGATTGTCAGCAAATCTTTGCCCATTCAAAGCGTAGGTTCTGATTTCATTTTGCGAAATTAAAAAGGTAAAGATTAAGGGAACAAGCCCTATCAACACGAATAGACCAAGAAGCTTCGTTCTAATCGACATATTTTTAAGCAGAACATTCAGCCTCATAAATTGCCCAACTGCTTCCTATATTCCAAGGGGACATCCCCGTGCAATCTCCGAATACCCTTGTAAAATAGCTGGGCGTCGCAAATCCGCACATCTCTGATATGGCATTCATTTTGTAGCTGTTGTTGGCAATAAGCTTTTTGGCCTGCTCAATCCGATAATCTCGAATATACTGGCTTACAGTCGTTCCTACATCCTGCTTGAACAACATATTTAAATGCGGGACAGATAGATGCATATGGTACGCAACCTCCTGAACATCCAGATCGGTCTTACTGCAATGGTTGACCACATATTTGATGACGCCACGGGTGATGAGAGAATAGCGGGAGTTCCGATTAATTACTTCTAAATATTCCTGACAAAGCTCTTGCATAAATTGATTTAATTGATTTACCGTTCGGTTACTTCTTACGATTTGTCCGATATCAGCAGTGTGGTAAAGTTGTTCGACTTTCAAAAGCAGGGAACTCTCCTCGTTCACCAAAGTGTTTGCAATTGTAATAAATAAGGAACAGAATTTATCCTTTTCATAAGCTTTTTGGAAAATGAACGATTGAGATACCCTATCTATCCATTCGGGTAAGTGATTAGGAGAACTTTTCATAAGATTGAGGAACTCCATGTGATATCCTTGAGAACTACTTGTCCGTTTTAAGAAGCTTTCATCATATACGGATAAATAGATGTCAGGAAAGAAAAAACATATTTCAGATGCTTTCCTTGCCTTTTCCCAGCTGTCAACAACCTCTCGAAGCTTAAATACTTTGCTGCCAATACCAGCATAAAATTCTTTAGGATACTGACTTAATAGATAGCGGGCTAGACTTTCCAATCGTCTCAGATCCATCTTAACCACTGACAAGATAAAGGCATATTCTCCATTCCCTAAATAATCACCGATACATGGTATATTCTGATTATTCCAGAACTCATTAACTAAACTAATGTTATCGTTTTCATTTTTTAAAGATTGAATCTCTGTTACACATAAAGCAACGTATTGTGTATTTAAAGGGAAATTTACCACCTCACAGATTCCCTTGATCTCCTCAGTACGAGCCGACTTATCAATCAGAATTCTAACTAATCTCTGACGCTCTATGTCTCTAGTCTTGTAGCTCTCAAGTTCCTTTCTCTGACTAGACTGAACAAGCTCTGTGGTCTTTTTAATTGCAAGCTCCAGTTCGTCTATACGAATAGGCTTTTCAATATAATCAAGCGCAGCCAGCCTGATTGCGCTTTTCAAATAGTCCACATCCAGATACCCGCTCATAAACAATAACTTGCTGCTAGGGCAGATCTCAGTCAATCTTTCAGCAAAATCAATTCCATTCAACTTAGGCATCCGTATATCTGTTAGTACAATATCAGGATGATATCTGGATGCCATTCGAACCGCCTCTATTCCATCTCTGGCTTCCAGAACTTGTTCAATGCCATAACTTTCCCATCGAATAGACTCAATTAATGCTTCTCTTGTGAACTCATCATCATCTGCAATCAATATCCGCATAGTTCACCTCTCCTTTCAAACAAAGTTGTTGTAGAGATCAGCAATTCTCCTTTTATAAAATGATATTAACGGCAAGTCATCGATCGGTCAATCACTGCAAACAACAAATATAGTTATATATTTGTCTATTTATTAATATAGGTTTTGACAGTAAAGGAGTCTATACTGAGCTTGTAAATAAAGAAAACAACACAATTAAGGGGGACAAAAGTATGAAAATTCGCTATAAAAGAGCCGTGTTGACAACAGCAGTTTTCGTTCTTGTTACTGCATTAGCAAGCGGTTGCACTAAGGGAAATTCCAAAGATGCTGAGAGCACCGCCAAACAAGACGTAACAATTACTACTGCTCGCATGGTTGGAGCAGATTTTACCTTCAAGAACGGTGAAAGTACAGACGATAATGTTCACACTCGCTGGGCCAAAGATGTCATGGGTATTACTCTGAAAAATGAGTGGACAGTTGGTACAAGTGATGCTTACACCACGAAGCTTCGCCTGCTTCTGAATTCCAATCAGAAACTTTCCGCTGCTTCGCTCCAACCTACTCAATGAGATAATTCAAGGAAAACATTGGTCGGAGCAGAAGCTGGATAATCGGTTGGATATGCTCTCGATCCCGATTCAATCCGGAGAATACCTCTCCATGCTGCTTATTCGACCTGAGGATATAGATGGGATTTACAATCGTAAAGATATGCCCCATCTGGGATTTGCTGTAGCAAATGTTGCAGAGGAATTGCTGACAGAGTCCTTCGACTGCTGGTATTGTGAGGATCTATATAATAATCTTTTATTTGTAGTTAAGCCAAAAGATGTCGTTCTCTTGAAAACACTCTTGAGGAGACAGCGGACAAGATTCGCATTATCGTTAAGCAGCTACTTAAATTAACCGTCTCTGTAATAATCTCAAATCGTTTTTTGTTTCCAACCGAGATTCAAATCTATTATCAGTGAAGCATGGCCTCTATTATTCAGCAAGTCGGAAGTGATCAGGATTTTGTTGTTCAGTTGGTCGAGGACGCATTAGTAACCGGACCGGTTTCCCGCTCAGTAAGCTCACTGTATACACCACCGTCATTTGCTCATTTGTTGGAAGCTGGACAGTGGAAGGCCGCGAGTTCTAAGCTAGAGGAAATCTTTCAGGAATGGGAGGATTATTACCTTGGCTCACATGAACATCTAACCGAAAATTACTTGGCGCTGTCCTCCGCCTTTTCCTATTTCATTCATAAGACTACCTCCATCCCACTCACGTTTCTAAAGTATATAAGAATGAGACTGGTGAGAATATTGCCGATTATTTATTACGGCTGCGCATGGAGAAAGCAGTCTATTTTCTGAAATACACTACTGAAAAGGTTTATGCAATTGCTGACAGACTCGGCTACAATAATCCCGCATACTTTATTAAGGTTTTTAAAAGTCAATTCGGCGTAACCCCCCATGAATTTAGGGATTGATGATAAGAGCTCAAAGCAGAATTCATTCTCAAAAAAACAGGCCAGATGCATACATCTGGCCTGTTTTTTATGAGCGTTCATTTAAAGATAACCTGCCCTACATGCTCTCCAATGAAGATATTGCCGGCTTCTACATCAGTAACCTTCTTGCCTCGAATCACAACATTCTCCAGTGTGACTCCATCGACCATTCGTTCTTCATTAAATCCTATTATTTGCGAAGGGTACTCTTCCAGACCATTGTATACAATATCTTTAAAATGAATGTTCTCAATCCGTTTTCCAGGTGCTGGATTATATTTCGCATTAAAAAACACTCGTAAATCAAAGAGTCTGCCATTCTCAAAAGGCTCCACCCGGATATTCTCATATCTGACGTTACGTACAATATTTTCGTCTCCGGCATTGATCGCCATACAACCTAGATACTCTTGCTGCGGTTCATGGTGTTCTAGAATATCAATATTCTCAAAATGGATATCTTCTAGGATATCTCCACCATGCTCATGATCCCCATGACAACCGATAAATGTTGGATGCGCGACATCTGCCCAAAGAGTAGAATTCTTCAATGTAATATTCCGGCTGTCTCCAGAATAAGCGAACCGGCTTCCATAAACTGTGAAACAGTCATCTGAATTACGCATAAACACTCCATCTACCTCAACGTTAGAACTGGAAAGACAATCAATCCCGTCAGACCAGCCTGTACAAGAAAAAGCCTTAAAATCTGTAATCATTACATTGCTGGATTGACCGACATGTATGCTGTTGTAAGGTGGGTTGACCAGGGTAATTCCACTAACTTGTACATTCTTGGAGAAGTTGATTTTAATCCCACCATGCGGAGTGTCGCGTCCAATTCTAGCTTGATGCAGCACACCTCTTCCCCAAATCCTGACGTTTTCAACCTCATGACACTCCAGAGCGGACAGAACCACTGCTCCGCCTGCAAGGTAGACCTTTTTATTTGAAGGAATTAACAGCCCTTGTGGAAGAACTTGATGCAAGCCAGGGGCAAAATATAACGTGGACGGCTCTTTTCCAGTTATCGGATCTACCTCTGTGAATTTATTTAAAAGATCAACGGCGCTATGAGTACCAGGTTGAATATGCAATATTCCAAACTCTTGAAGATCTGGTTCATTTTTCATAATTTCCCCTGCAAAAATATGAAGATTATGATAACGATCACCATTGATCTCCAGGGAAAGATTTTTAGGGGAGTTCAGGATGAATCGAATTGTATTGTCTTGCCGTGTATAGCTGATGTTATAGGAAAGCGGGCGAATCGCTACACTGGACACAGACTCAGCATTGCTGATGATCTCAACTTCCACTTCGCCGACGAAATCAAAGTAAACCATGGACGCATTTCGTACCTGATGCATGTCAATCATTACGTTATAACACAATAAAGTCTTCCAAGGACCATCCTTAGATCTTACTTTAACCGTAAAGTCCTTGTTGGCCGGTGTGAATTCGGGAATATCATAAACACTCAACTGATGAATGACATTCATTGTCTTTACCTCCAGATTGGAAGCGCTTAAAGCGCTCCTTTTATTTATTTTCACATATATTGTATAGTCGTATAACTAACTAGGAAATGTTCAAAACATGCATATTTATTGTATTTTTCAGGTCTCCTTACTAATGTTGCTTATATTATTCCTGTATTTCAGTGGCGTTGTACCAAGCATTTTTTTGAACAGTTGGTTAAAATAGGAGGCATTCGGAAACCCGACAGTTATTCCAATCTGTTCCACCGGCAGGTCTGTAGTGCTGAGTAGGCGACAGGCCTGCTTAATCCGTCTAGCAGTTAAGTAATCGACCAGCCGGCCTCCCGTTTCCTGATGAAAAATCCGGCTAACATATGATTTCGACAAATGCGTCTCAGCCGCGAGCTGATTCAGGTTTACCTCTTCCTGATAGTGCTCCTCGATCCATTTCATGATTCTCTCCGAGTAACGGAGATTCCGCCGCCCCTCCGAAGTAAGGAGTGAGTTTTTTCCGGTTCCCATACACTCCAGCAGCAACATCAGCAGCATTGTAATGTCTTCAGAGTCGTCCTCAGCGGAGCCACATCTGGTGAGATTGTATCGTTCATACGCCCATTCCATCACCGGGATCTGGGCACTGAGATCGAATCCGCAGTAAGAGTTGTTGTTTTGCCATAAGGCGGAGAATACCGCACGACGTTTCGGGAAGTCCTTAAGCAGATTCTCCGCAACCTGCGGACCAATATAGAAAATACTGCGCACAAAGGGGGCCTCCAGCGATACCTCGGAATAAATCCTGTGCAACTGATAAGGTTGGAAGAAGAAAAGCATCCCGGGTCGGATATCGTACATCTGCTGATTAACGACTATATTCCCTTGTCCGCCATGAACGAACAGCACTTCGCAACACTGATGCCAGTGGTAATATCCTTTGTAGTAGTCATCGGTGTAGATCCGGTAATTCCAAACAAGCGACTTGTGGTCATGGAAAACAACAGGCTCGAACAGTTGCTTCATGTTCCCTCCATCATGACATAATATAATCTATTATACCCTTCTTTCAGGCAGCGAGCGCTACAATCAAGGCAAAACAAAAAGAATGCGTCCCGGCTATATTTAGGACACAATCTTACTTGATTCTTATTCAGCTCAGCTTCCCTTTATCTGTCAGTTTCCCTCTACCACAAATACAGGTCATTCCCCTTTAGCTTAAAGATGGCTTCTATGAAATAATAATCGCCATAAATAATAGCGGTGTGCCGGTTCGGATTGTGGTAGGCAGCGGATCCATTGATCAGGATATTGTCGGTCTCCGCCGACCAGTCACTGCGTGATTCATCCAAAGTGCGCAATAGCTTTAACGCAGTATTGAGATAGACAGCCTGTTCATTCTGGCCTACAGCCTTTGCAATTTCAATCAGGCCGCAGGCTGCAATTGCCGCAGCCGTGGAATCCTCGTATGCTGGTTCCTTCGGTTGTCTGAAATCAATGGGTATAACCCCATTCTCCGGAATATTGGCCATGAAATAATGCGCAATTCGTTTGGCTGTATGCATATACTCTTCTTTACCCGTGTGGATGTAACTCATCATGAAACCGTAAAGCGCCCAGGTCTGGCCTCTGGTCCAAGACGAACCATCTTCATAACCTTGTCCACCGTAAGTCTTCACTACCCCACCATAGAACGGGTCAAATTCCACGATGTGGTTAACCGAACCATCCGGTCTTACAAATGCAGTCATGGCAGTATCTGCGTGCGCCATAGCAATCTGTTTAAACCGCGGATCGCCAGTCTCTTCCGACGCCCAATAGAGTAGAGGAATATTAAACATACAGTCTACAATTGCCCATCCGCGAGTATCCCCTTCATCGAGATCATTCCATGCCCGGATGAATCGGCCAGCCAGATTAAAGCGTCCGGCCAGCAGATTAGCAGCATGGAGCGCTCTAGTTTTGGACTTCTGGTTACCAGTTACCTTATAATTAGCAACACTGGTCGGCAGCCACATAAACCCTACATCATGATGAAGCCCGTTATATTGCTGAAAGCATTCATCTAGTTTATCTTCTGAAATCTTAGCGATTTCTTGATATTTCTCATTCCCCGTCTCATGGTGCATCAACCACAGAATACCGCCCCAGAAACCGTTGGTCCACCAGCAAATGCCGTCGGCATCCAAGCAGGAAGGATTATCCACTGACCGATCATCATGTACTCCGTTTACTACCGTATAAGGTATTTTATTTCGGGATCGTTCGCTGACCAGATCCATCTTATTTGTAATTTTAGCAATAACCTCATGCAGCCATGTCTGGTCCGTATTCTGTAATTGCAACATATTCCTCCCGCTTTCCGATTGAATTCTTCAAAGAAACCTTCCGCTTGATTCTCCCTTATTATAGCTTTGAGCCGCATACCAAAAGTTATAATGAATTATACTAAAATGTTTGTTTTTTGTTTAGTTTGTATAGAAAAAAATCATTTAAAACAGCTTTATATAAGATAACTATGCTTATTTTATGACAAAATAACAATATTTTCGTGCAATCTATTATAACTGTTCTAGGGAGAAAGACGATACAATAAAAAGGTATAACTCGTCCATTAAAAACACATTACTCTCTATCCTATAATCCAGGAGGTTTTTTATCGTATGGCGCATAAGATTACAAATCCGGTGCTAACCGGATTTCATCCCGATCCTTCTTTTTTGAGAGTAGGAGATGATTATTATATTGCTACTTCCACCTTTGAATGGTTTCCAGGTGTAGAGATTCATCATTCCCGCGATCTGGTTCATTGGCATTCCCTTACCCGGGTTCTAACTGAGTCCTCTCAGGTTAATCTGCGCGGCAACGCCAGCTCGAGCTCAATCTGGGCTCCAGCCCTATCTTACGATAATGGTTTATACTATTTGCTGTTCACCGATGTAAAATCACGAAAAAGTGTGTATAAAGATCTACATAACTATCTGATTACCGCGTCCGATATTATGGGGCCATGGAGTGAGCCGGTCCGGCTAAACGGCAGCGGATTTGATCCGTTTTTGTTTCATGAAGAGGATGGGCGTAAGTGGCTGCTGAATATGCGGTGGGACTTCCGCCAGCAGCACAGCAATTTTTCGGGTATTATTATGCAGGAATATGATCCCATTGCCGGCAAGCTAACCGGTCCGGTTCATGAAATTTATAAAGGCACACCAACTGGTGTAACCGAAGGCCCACAGCTCTATAAACGTGATGGCTACTATTACCTGCTTGTCGCTGAAGGAGGAACTGGTGTTAATCATATGGTTACACTGGCGCGAAGTCGCAGCCTGACCGGACCTTACGAGACTGACCCCGATTATCCAATCATGACCACCGCACATGACCTAACCTTTGCCTTTCAGCAGGCAGGCCACGGCTCACTGGTAGAGACACAAGGCGGAGAATGGTATATGGCTCATTTGTGCACACGCCCTATTCCAGGCACAGGGACCATGAATCCACTCGGAAGAGAGACTGCTATTCAGCGCTGCGAATGGACTGTGGACGGCTGGCTGCGCTTGGCCCATGGCGGCAAGCTACCCGCGCTTACGGTGGATGCGCCGGATTTGCCGCCACATACGTTCGAACCGCTTCCGGAGCGTGATGATTTTGATTACAGGGAACTGGGATACCCTTATCAGAGCCTTCGCGTCCCCTTCGATCACTCATGGGTAAGCTTGACGGAACGTCCAGGTTACCTGCGTCTGACCGGCCGAGAATCTCTAGCCTCACTACATGATCAGAGCCTGATTGGTCGCCCGATCCGCCACTTCACCTGCTCCATATCCACCTGTCTTGAATTCAAGCCGGATAGCTTCATGCAAATGGCAGGACTAGTGCTCTATTACGACGACAGCGATTACTATTATCTGCGTGTAACGGCAGATGAAATCAGAGGAGTCGCCTTGGGTGTAGTGATGTGCAGAGCGGGGAAATACGCGGAAGTTTCCTCCATGCAAATCTCTGTGAAGGACTGGAAGCGTTATTACCTGAAAGCCGATATTAACGGACGGGATATTATATTCTATGCTTCTCCAGACGGAGAAGTATGGACAGCCATGTGCACGCCGCTTGATTTCGGCACGTTGTCAGATGAATATGGCGGCAAGCTTGGTTTTACCGGCTCTTACGCAGCATTATGTGCGCAGGATCTGGACCAGCAAGCGAAGAAAGCATATTTTGACTATTTTGAGTATTCAGCGCTGGAAGAATAGTATACATTGATAAAACAAAGCATGGAACAAATCTCTATGATTCGTTCCATGCTTTTGTTGTTGTCCTTATGCATTTGATAACTAATTGTATTACAAACCTTTTTCCGATCTACGTCTGACTTGCGCTTTAAACACATTATTAATTTAAATCTGACACATTCATTCTCTTTCAAATAATGATGATTTTAGCATCGGTAACATGATTGCCTTCATTCCCATCATATAATTACTTATTTACTTTTACAGTCATCGCACTGCTTTTTGTAATACCAGCGTCATTTTCAAGCTCTACAATGTACTCGTAGATACCCGCGCCCTTTCCTTTTATGCTTGTATTTGCAGTTTGAGCATTCGGTGTAAGTATGGCCAGAGTCTGCGTATCGATTAATTGACCATTTTCATACAACCGATACGTTTTCGCATTGGTTCCCCACCACATATTCATTGCGATTTTATATTCGCCATCACCATCCCAATTATCATGTGATAAGATGGGAGTTCCTGGATCAGCATGAGCAACCTTAACAGTCAGTGGTGAACTTTGTGTAATACCAAATCGATTAATGAGTTCACAAGTATATACATAGGTCCCATTTTTTTTGCCGCTGACGGGGATAGATAGACGCTGTGCAAAAGGCGTGTCATCTCTTAGTGATTTGCTTTCAATCAATTTACCATCTTCATACAGATTGTAGCTGGAAGCATTGTTTCCCCACCACATATTCATTGTTATTTCAAAATCACCATCGAGCAATCCGGTATCATACCCATTGTTACTGGACAAAACCGGAATTCCTGGAACTCCCGTTGCTTTTTCTTCATCATTAACAATGACAATCACAGTTAATGATGAGGTAGCTCCACTTTCGTCTTTAGCAAAAATAATAATTTCAAATTGGCCAGTTGTTTCTGGAAGCCAGTTCATAGTACCAGCATCTGCATCCCATTCTGCATGATTGGGTAGGTTTTCTATCAAATAATGTACCTTCTCACCTTCTGGATCTGCTGCGTAAACGTTGAAACTAACACTAGCTCCAATAGTAATATTTATTGGATCTATCGAGTCAAAAACAGGAGGGAGATTGAATGAATCACCAACAACCTTTACTGTAGCCTCAGCTTTTATATCGGTTCCCTGCACCGAGCCTTCAACCTTGAAACTGCCTACATTTGCGTATTGAGAAGGCGTTATAGTCTCCCAGTCAACCTCAACAGAATTAATTGAATCATCACTATATACTGCAGCAACAACAGACGGTAGAACAGGCGCTACCCCTACAGTGGTAATTACCTCTACCGGTAACAAACTGCTAATGCTCAACGCACGAGTCAATCCTTGAATGGCAATTTTCAGTTGATAGGCGGCTTCATTTACCTGTGTTTGAGTGCCCATACTATTTTCATTAGCACTGTCTATTGCGGATTGCAGTACTTCTACACTTTCTTTTGTATACAACTGCTGATCAATTTTACCGGCTTCTTCCAGTAGTAAATCCAGGAGTGTAGTGTCTAACGGTTTTGTGAGATATTGGAGCTCCATTACATTTGCAAACCCTGCTGGAGAATAATAACGAATGTACCGATAGGTTGTATCATTTGGTATATATACCGTCTGCCATTCATATTTAGAGATCCCACTAAAGGTATACAAGTTAGTGTAATTTGTTCCATCCTGAGAGCCTTGAAGAATTGCTCCATTCATACGGGCGGCATTTCCCGCTCTTGGGAAAAACTTAACATAACCTACAATTGCATTGTTATTTTCACCCATATCGACACGAATCCAACTTGGATTAGCTTCAGCATCCGTACCTGTTGACAAGTTACCATCAAAAGCAAACCATCCATTGGTTGCTGCATCATATTTTTTATCCCAAGAACGGTGAGAAGCTATTACCATAGGAGTTGTTATAGGAATTTGTTCCGATAACGAGTCAATATTCACCAATTGCTGTTCTGCCTGAACAATTTGTGCAGCAAGGGCCTCTTTGTCTGCATTTGGAAGACTCATATCTCCTTTGATTCGTTCAATTTCTTTCAGGAATAGATAATAGCTGCCTTGTGTGTATCCTTCAGGAGCAATTACATTTAAATTAACGTCGATCTTTAATGTATGAGTAGCTTCAAAACTGCCATTACTAACAATAAATACTATAGAATGTGAACCATAGTCTGCTTGAGTTGGCTTCCATTTAAATTGTCCTGTTGTAGAACTCAAAACAGCTCCAGCAGGAAGATTAGTCGCCACTTTAAAAGTTAATGGAATTCCGGAGGTATCAGTGGCCATAATGTAATAGCTGTTCTCTTGTTTTGCTATCCATGCAAGAGATTCCTCAGGAGAAACAATTGGTTTGCCAACCACCTTTATTGTTATTGTTCGAGAGGAACTCAAATTTCCAGATTTGGCTGTAAAGGTAACTTCAAAATTCCCTCCTTGATTAAGAGTAGGTGTCCAGTTGAAAATTTGAGTTTCCGCATCAAAAACAGCACCTTCTGGAAGATTACGTACTCCATAGACAATCTCTGAAACTCCTCCTGAAGCTTTAACTTTAAACTGAAGCGATTTGCCAGCAATCACATTCTGATCTGGAATAACATCCAATTTAGGCATACCTTCTATTAATACCAGACCATTAATTGCAAGTTGTAAACTTTCTGTAGCCGCCTCAATTTCCGGATCGGTTGTATCAACTTTTGACAGAACCTCTTTAGCATTCATTACCGCTTGTTCAAGCAGTGTTCTACTCTCAGGCGTATGAACACTGTCCAATAATTCACTCTCTGCTCTATTAAGGAAATAACTTAAAAGAGTATCATCTTTAGCTATCTTATAAAACTCCAACTCTGCAATGTTTGTATTTCCTCCATGCGTATCGTTATAACGGAAATAACGATACTTATCAGTTGCTCCAAACTCACTTTTGTACCATTTAGCTTCATTTATCCCGTTTATTACAAATATCGTATTCCAGTTTTGACCATCGTTTGATCCTTGAATTTGAGCTCCATTTATTCTCACTACACAGCAAGTTCGGGGTGAATATCGTACAGAATCTATTGATTTTTCATGGCCTTCTCCCAAATCTACCTGTATCCATCCTTTAGAGGATAAAGTATCCGTTCCTGTCGTTAGATCCCCGTCAAAGGCCAACCAACCATTCTGTTCTGCCGTCCCAGTACCACCAGAACTTGACCAAATTTTATCAGAAGCTTTAACCATCGTAGGTTGTATATCCAGCTTCTTATTTAACGTTTCACTAGATATCAGAGATTCTTGTGCTGTGTATAGATCTTTAATCAATTGCTCTTCATCATATTCTGGCTTTGTAAGTTCATCTTTCACACGGTTTAACTCTTCAGTAAATAAATAATAACTAACTTTTGTATAATTCTCAGCAGGAAGACTCTCCAAGTAAGTTAGTAAAGTAACAATTGATTCTGCCTGAGTTTCTACTACAGAAGAAAACGTTTGAGTTCCATCGCCATCAACGGCCAACACCTTGTAATATGCTGTACCGTATCTTAATGTGTCCTTGTACGTTGTTTTATTTGTATCTTTTATGACTTCCGTCCATAGCGACCCTTCTTCAAGGTCGTACGTACCAGGTTTGAAAACCGGATCCGTTATACTAGCTTCCTGATTCATACTGCGATATACATAAAAGGAAGCTGCCTGTTTGGGTTTATTCCAATTCAAGGTGATCTGGTCCTTCACTTGTATTACATAAGCCTGTGGGGCTGCAAAAGGTAACTCTTCAATAGATATATTACTAAACTGAGCTTCTCTAGAGGAAGTAACGCCGGCATGCAGCGCAGACGGAAATGGAGAAAATAACTTGTTCACAAACTCCCAATTCACTCCATCAATCGATATAAAAGCATTGATATAATGAGAATTGAAATCCCTAACCAATTTCAGATACGGATAATCTGCCACTTTGTATCCTTGTAAATGGGCGTTATAAGGACTTACTACTTCCCCAGACCACTGGTGAATCGAGTTTCGAGTACGATTTTGTAGAACTAGATTTCCTGATGAATCGGCTCCAAAATAATAATACCGAGTATCTGCAGTCAGTTGATCGCGCAGCATAATTCCCGAGGCGTTTCCAGCGGCACTTTCAATTTTTGCGCTAATGGAAAAACTTCCATAAACAGCTTGACTGACATAATGCATAGAATCATTAATGTCTCTTTTGTAAATGTTGTAATCTTCACCTTCTCCGAATCCAGTACCATTTGCATCTGTGATTACAATCGAGCTATTATTTATTATTGAATCTCCCGTAGAAGTTCCAATATGATCCTCTCTCCATACAGATTGATTACTTTCTGATGAATATGCGCTCAAATCAGCCTCAACTCTCCATGAATC
This window encodes:
- a CDS encoding glycoside hydrolase family 43 protein; its protein translation is MAHKITNPVLTGFHPDPSFLRVGDDYYIATSTFEWFPGVEIHHSRDLVHWHSLTRVLTESSQVNLRGNASSSSIWAPALSYDNGLYYLLFTDVKSRKSVYKDLHNYLITASDIMGPWSEPVRLNGSGFDPFLFHEEDGRKWLLNMRWDFRQQHSNFSGIIMQEYDPIAGKLTGPVHEIYKGTPTGVTEGPQLYKRDGYYYLLVAEGGTGVNHMVTLARSRSLTGPYETDPDYPIMTTAHDLTFAFQQAGHGSLVETQGGEWYMAHLCTRPIPGTGTMNPLGRETAIQRCEWTVDGWLRLAHGGKLPALTVDAPDLPPHTFEPLPERDDFDYRELGYPYQSLRVPFDHSWVSLTERPGYLRLTGRESLASLHDQSLIGRPIRHFTCSISTCLEFKPDSFMQMAGLVLYYDDSDYYYLRVTADEIRGVALGVVMCRAGKYAEVSSMQISVKDWKRYYLKADINGRDIIFYASPDGEVWTAMCTPLDFGTLSDEYGGKLGFTGSYAALCAQDLDQQAKKAYFDYFEYSALEE
- a CDS encoding glycosyl hydrolase family 28 protein; amino-acid sequence: MNVIHQLSVYDIPEFTPANKDFTVKVRSKDGPWKTLLCYNVMIDMHQVRNASMVYFDFVGEVEVEIISNAESVSSVAIRPLSYNISYTRQDNTIRFILNSPKNLSLEINGDRYHNLHIFAGEIMKNEPDLQEFGILHIQPGTHSAVDLLNKFTEVDPITGKEPSTLYFAPGLHQVLPQGLLIPSNKKVYLAGGAVVLSALECHEVENVRIWGRGVLHQARIGRDTPHGGIKINFSKNVQVSGITLVNPPYNSIHVGQSSNVMITDFKAFSCTGWSDGIDCLSSSNVEVDGVFMRNSDDCFTVYGSRFAYSGDSRNITLKNSTLWADVAHPTFIGCHGDHEHGGDILEDIHFENIDILEHHEPQQEYLGCMAINAGDENIVRNVRYENIRVEPFENGRLFDLRVFFNAKYNPAPGKRIENIHFKDIVYNGLEEYPSQIIGFNEERMVDGVTLENVVIRGKKVTDVEAGNIFIGEHVGQVIFK
- a CDS encoding response regulator, coding for MRILIADDDEFTREALIESIRWESYGIEQVLEARDGIEAVRMASRYHPDIVLTDIRMPKLNGIDFAERLTEICPSSKLLFMSGYLDVDYLKSAIRLAALDYIEKPIRIDELELAIKKTTELVQSSQRKELESYKTRDIERQRLVRILIDKSARTEEIKGICEVVNFPLNTQYVALCVTEIQSLKNENDNISLVNEFWNNQNIPCIGDYLGNGEYAFILSVVKMDLRRLESLARYLLSQYPKEFYAGIGSKVFKLREVVDSWEKARKASEICFFFPDIYLSVYDESFLKRTSSSQGYHMEFLNLMKSSPNHLPEWIDRVSQSFIFQKAYEKDKFCSLFITIANTLVNEESSLLLKVEQLYHTADIGQIVRSNRTVNQLNQFMQELCQEYLEVINRNSRYSLITRGVIKYVVNHCSKTDLDVQEVAYHMHLSVPHLNMLFKQDVGTTVSQYIRDYRIEQAKKLIANNSYKMNAISEMCGFATPSYFTRVFGDCTGMSPWNIGSSWAIYEAECSA
- a CDS encoding AraC family transcriptional regulator — encoded protein: MKQLFEPVVFHDHKSLVWNYRIYTDDYYKGYYHWHQCCEVLFVHGGQGNIVVNQQMYDIRPGMLFFFQPYQLHRIYSEVSLEAPFVRSIFYIGPQVAENLLKDFPKRRAVFSALWQNNNSYCGFDLSAQIPVMEWAYERYNLTRCGSAEDDSEDITMLLMLLLECMGTGKNSLLTSEGRRNLRYSERIMKWIEEHYQEEVNLNQLAAETHLSKSYVSRIFHQETGGRLVDYLTARRIKQACRLLSTTDLPVEQIGITVGFPNASYFNQLFKKMLGTTPLKYRNNISNISKET
- a CDS encoding glycoside hydrolase family 88 protein, with the translated sequence MLQLQNTDQTWLHEVIAKITNKMDLVSERSRNKIPYTVVNGVHDDRSVDNPSCLDADGICWWTNGFWGGILWLMHHETGNEKYQEIAKISEDKLDECFQQYNGLHHDVGFMWLPTSVANYKVTGNQKSKTRALHAANLLAGRFNLAGRFIRAWNDLDEGDTRGWAIVDCMFNIPLLYWASEETGDPRFKQIAMAHADTAMTAFVRPDGSVNHIVEFDPFYGGVVKTYGGQGYEDGSSWTRGQTWALYGFMMSYIHTGKEEYMHTAKRIAHYFMANIPENGVIPIDFRQPKEPAYEDSTAAAIAACGLIEIAKAVGQNEQAVYLNTALKLLRTLDESRSDWSAETDNILINGSAAYHNPNRHTAIIYGDYYFIEAIFKLKGNDLYLW